A genomic segment from Spinacia oleracea cultivar Varoflay chromosome 3, BTI_SOV_V1, whole genome shotgun sequence encodes:
- the LOC110802213 gene encoding calcium-transporting ATPase 4, plasma membrane-type translates to MERLLKDFNLPPNAPEDARVRWRKAVGSLILNRRRRFRYVTNLKKRSQDAKTLQELRVAFMVHKAAIRFSDAGRTEYKLSKETQEEGFGIESDELASIVRGSDTKGLNTHGGVDGLAKKVTSSLKDGISSNDVPRRQNIYGVNTFTEKPPRGFWRFVWEALHDLTLIILMVCAVVSVGVGVGTEGFPKGMYDGVGILLSIFLVVIVTAVSDYKQSLQFIDLDKEKKKIFVQVTRDGHRQKVLIFDLVVGDIVNLSTGDIVPADGIFISGYSLLIDESSLTGESEPIYINHAKPFLLSGTKVQDGSAKMLVTAVGMKTEWGKLMETLNEGGQDETPLQVKLNGVATIIGKIGLLFAVLTFLMLTTRFIIQKVVHDEFTHWSSADALMLLDYFAIAVTIIVVAVPEGLPLAVTLSLAFAMKKLMNDKALVRHLTACETMGSATSICTDKTGTLTTNHMVVDKIWLSGKNQDLKGNDLKSETSESTLTALLQVIFLNTGAEVVKNHDGKTSILGQPTDSALLEFGLLLGGDFDEFRHKYQIKNVEPFNSVRKKMSVLVALPEGGTRAFCKGASEIVLGLCHRMIDSNGNSVDMSEENIKNITDVINGYADEALRTLCLAFRDMDDGYDENIIPEDGYTLVAVVGIKDPVRPGVAEAVQTCLAAGITVRMVTGDNINTAKAIARECGILTEGGLAIEGSDFRSKTHEELKETIQRIQVMARSLPLDKHKLVSNLRLLREVVSVTGDGTNDAPALHESDIGLAMGIAGTEVAKGNADVIILDDNFSTIVNVVKWGRAVYVNIQKFVQFQLTVNIVALMLNFVAACITGSAPLTAVQLLWVNMIMDTLGALALATEPPTDELMKRPPIGRNASFISKAMWRNILGQSVYQLTVLAVLSFDGERLLKLSGSDSHTILNTLIFNSFVFCQVFNEINSRDIEKINVFRGIFSSWIFIVVMVCTIAFQAVIVEFLGTFASTVPLSWQHWIICILIGAVSMPLAVILKCIPVERNTSPQQHDGYDALPSGPEQV, encoded by the exons ATGGAGAGGTTGCTTAAGGACTTCAATTTGCCGCCGAATGCGCCAGAAGACGCTCGTGTTCGGTGGCGGAAAGCCGTCGGATCACTCATTCTCAATCGCCGCCGTCGTTTCCGTTATGTTACTAATCTTAAAAAACGCTCTCAAGATGCCAAAACTCTTCAG GAATTACGTGTTGCATTCATGGTACATAAAGCGGCAATTCGTTTTAGTGATG CTGGTAGAACTGAATATAAGCTTTCAAAGGAGACTCAAGAGGAAGGTTTTGGAATTGAATCCGATGAGTTGGCATCCATTGTTCGTGGCAGTGATACAAAGGGCTTAAATACCCATGGGGGTGTAGATGGTCTTGCCAAGAAAGTAACATCGTCACTCAAAGATGGGATCTCATCAAATGATGTACCTCGTAGGCAAAATATCTATGGAGTGAACACATTTACTGAAAAACCTCCAAGAGGTTTTTGGAGATTTGTTTGGGAGGCGTTACATGACTTGACATTAATAATTCTGATGGTTTGTGCGGTGGTTTCAGTAGGCGTAGGAGTTGGTACTGAAGGGTTTCCGAAAGGAATGTATGATGGTGTTGGAATTCTACTCAGTATATTTTTGGTTGTCATTGTCACTGCTGTCAGTGACTACAAACAGTCATTGCAATTCATAGATCTGGataaagagaagaagaaaatattTGTTCAGGTGACAAGGGATGGACATAGGCAGAAGGTACTCATTTTTGATTTGGTCGTTGGAGACATAGTAAATTTGTCTACTGGAGATATAGTTCCTGCTGATGGAATCTTTATTTCTGGCTATAGCTTGTTGATTGATGAGTCAAGCTTAACGGGTGAGAGCGAGCcaatttacataaatcatgcaaagCCTTTTCTTTTATCTGGAACAAAAGTACAAGACGGATCAGCTAAAATGCTTGTGACTGCTGTTGGTATGAAGACTGAATGGGGAAAGTTGATGGAGACTCTAAATGAGGGGGGTCAAGATGAGACGCCTTTGCAGGTGAAGCTAAATGGAGTTGCTACTATTATTGGGAAAATAGGGTTATTATTTGCAGTACTGACATTTTTAATGTTGACCACTAGATTTATAATTCAAAAAGTGGTTCATGATGAGTTCACACACTGGTCTTCAGCAGACGCATTGATGCTCCTAGACTACTTTGCTATCGCAGTAACAATTATTGTTGTTGCTGTTCCCGAAGGGCTTCCATTAGCAGTTACACTAAGTCTTGCCTTTGCAATGAAGAAATTGATGAATGACAAGGCACTGGTAAGGCATCTTACTGCTTGTGAAACGATGGGTTCTGCCACATCCATCTGCACTGATAAGACAGGAACACTTACTACAAACCATATGGTAGTTGATAAGATATGGTTATCTGGAAAAAACCAAGATTTGAAAGGAAATGATTTGAAATCAGAAACATCTGAGAGTACCTTGACCGCTCTTTTACAAGTAATTTTCTTAAATACTGGTGCAGAAGTGGTAAAGAACCATGATGGCAAGACTTCCATTTTAGGGCAGCCAACAGATTCAGCATTGcttgaatttggattgcttCTGGGGGGTGATTTTGATGAATTTCGCCACAAGTACCAGATAAAAAATGTAGAGCCTTTTAATTCTGTTAGAAAGAAGATGTCTGTTCTTGTGGCTTTGCCAGAAGGTGGCACTCGAGCCTTTTGCAAGGGTGCATCAGAAATAGTTTTGGGATTGTGCCACAGAATGATTGATTCCAATGGAAATTCTGTTGATATGTCTGAAGAGAACATCAAGAATATAACTGATGTCATAAATGGTTATGCTGATGAAGCTTTGAGGACTCTGTGTCTGGCTTTCAGAGACATGGATGATGGATATGATGAAAACATCATTCCTGAAGACGGGTATACATTAGTTGCAGTTGTTGGAATCAAGGATCCAGTTCGTCCTGGGGTTGCAGAAGCTGTTCAGACTTGTTTAGCTGCTGGAATCACTGTGCGTATGGTCACTGGTGACAACATTAACACAGCCAAGGCCATAGCAAGAGAATGTGGTATACTAACAGAAGGGGGCCTTGCCATAGAAGGATCAGACTTCCGTAGTAAGACTCATGAGGAGTTGAAAGAGACCATACAAAGAATCCAG GTGATGGCACGGTCTCTTCCTTTAGACAAGCACAAATTGGTGAGCAACTTGAGACTGCTCCGGGAGGTGGTTTCTGTGACAGGTGATGGGACCAATGATGCACCTGCATTGCACGAGTCTGATATAGGACTTGCTATGGGAATTGCAGGAACAGAG GTTGCAAAGGGAAACGCAGATGTCATCATTTTAGATGACAATTTCAGCACCATTGTGAATGTAGTAAAATGGGGGAGAGCTGTCTACGTAAACATCCAAAAATTTGTTCAGTTCCAGTTGACAGTCAACATCGTAGCCCTCATGCTCAATTTCGTAGCTGCATGCATCACTG GTTCTGCTCCATTGACGGCTGTGCAGTTGCTGTGGGTGAACATGATTATGGATACACTTGGCGCACTGGCCCTAGCTACAGAACCACCTACTGATGAGCTGATGAAAAGACCACCTATTGGAAGAAATGCAAGTTTTATTAGCAAGGCTATGTGGAGAAATATCCTTGGCCAGAGTGTATATCAGTTAACTGTCCTTGCTGTTCTAAGCTTTGATGGAGAGCGGCTACTTAAACTTAGCGGCTCAGATTCGCATACTATCCTGAATACACTCATATTCAACTCCTTCGTGTTCTGCCAG GTGTTCAACGAAATAAATAGTCGTGATATAGAGAAAATAAATGTGTTCCGTGGCATATTCAGTAGCTGGATATTCATTGTCGTTATGGTTTGCACTATTGCATTTCAAGCCGTCATAGTTGAGTTTCTGGGAACTTTTGCAAGCACTGTGCCCTTAAGCTGGCAGCATTGGATAATCTGCATTTTGATCGGAGCAGTTAGCATGCCTTTGGCTGTCATTCTAAAGTGCATTCCTGTTGAAAGAAATACTTCTCCACAACAACACGACGGGTATGATGCCCTACCTAGTGGTCCAGAGCAGGTCTAA
- the LOC110802214 gene encoding uncharacterized protein At2g39795, mitochondrial: MRKMRAMQAIIKNREAMKAKGYDLLKVLQSEITHELSSPCFQNYQTGSPGDFTVEWDTPNSCDIVLRKKCDTGEEVAVSALLGPPDNARDGTYPRGVHMKVCIKKPGLSSLLHFGCEVTNTSHTGPEFCIYSADYLRSTSSTGPRFYKGPLLFSDLDPGLQDAFKDYLESKGIGESLMNFLLIHMHKKEENQYVNWLQKLQGMVSQGD; encoded by the exons ATGCGGAAGATGAGAGCAATGCAAGCAATTATTAAGAATCGGGAAGCCATGAAAGCCAAAGGTTACGATTTGCTCAAAGTTTTGCAGTCTGAGATCACCCACGAGCTGTCTTCTCCCTGCTTTCAA AATTATCAAACTGGTTCCCCTGGAGATTTCACAGTGGAATGGGATACTCCGAATTCCTGTGACATAGTATTGCGAAAGAAATGTGATACTGGTGAGGAAGTTGCTGTTTCCGCTTTACTTGGACCACCAGATAATGCAAGAGATGGTACATACCCAAGGGGTGTTCACATGAAAGTGTGCATAAAAAAGCCTGGCTTAAGTTCTCTCCTGCATTTTGGCTGCGAAGTTACCAATACAAGTCATACTGGCCCAGAATTCTGCATCTATAGCGCAGATTATCTCAGATCAACAAGTTCTACTGGTCCTAGATTTTACAAGGGCCCCTTATTATTTAG TGATCTAGACCCCGGTCTGCAAGATGCGTTCAAAGACTATTTAGAAAGCAAGGGTATTGGAGAAAGCCTAATGAATTTCCTTCTAATCCACATgcacaaaaaagaagaaaatcagTATGTCAACTGGCTGCAGAAACTTCAAGGAATGGTATCGCAAGGTGATTGA
- the LOC110802225 gene encoding uncharacterized protein isoform X8: protein MTKLKSSCKEKMSRFRNCGKFNLNEVAEFEVHSSSNSEQDDSEDRDFNADIVDDEDDDELLNPVSTTTMKQKRGRPKGSKNKQQAIVEKKVTKVKVTLETRVFEDNSFTKGGEVKEAGDVLKVLQEEYKGREAFSESSTNTRCR, encoded by the exons ATGACGAAGTTGAAGTCTTCTTGCAAGGAG AAGATGAGTAGATTTCGAAATTGTGGGAAGTTTAATTTGAATGAAGTTGCTGAATTTGAAGTGCATAGCAGTTCAAATAGTGAGCAAGATGACAGTGAAGATCGTGATTTTAATGCTGATATTGTTGATGACGAGGATGATGATGAGCTTTTAAATCCGGTGAGCACTACCACTATGAAACAGAAGAGGGGGCGTCCAAAG GGATCGAAGAACAAACAGCAGGCGATAGTGGAAAAGAAAGTTACTAAAGTGAAAGTCACGCTAGAGACGCGAGTATTCGAG gaCAATAGTTTCACTAAGGGCGGTGAAGTGAAGGAAGCTGGTGACGTGTTGAAAGTCCTTCAAGAGGAATATAAAGGACGG